From the Corvus cornix cornix isolate S_Up_H32 chromosome 1A, ASM73873v5, whole genome shotgun sequence genome, the window gttttaaaagagtCATTCTGTGAATTAGGAGAAGACTTTTAAACAGGTAAACAAGTagaacaaaatcacagaatcatttgggttggaaaagaccttcaagtTCATTGAGTCCCAACTGTTAATCCAGTGCTGCCAAGTCCACTGTTAAACCATGTCCTTACGTGCCTCATCTACATCTcatttaaatacctccagggcaggtgactccaccactcccctgggcagcctgttccaatgctggacaaccctttccatgaagaaatatttcctagtatccaatctaaactttcACTAGCACGACCTgaggctatttcctcttgttctattgTTTGTTACTTGGGAAAAGAGACTGAACCCTACCTGGCTAgagcctcctttcaggtagttgtagagagtgataagttctcccctgagccttcttttcaCCAGGCTAAACATCCTCAGCTCCCTCCATTGCTCATAAGACGTGcttcagacccttcaccagcgCTGTTGTCCTCCTTTGGATATGTGATGTAGTAACACTGAAGTATCTCTGTTGTCTGCGGTACAGACCCTCACTGACTACAGTTTATTTTTGATTCAGCTGACGATCTAAAACACCATCAGTATTTCCAATCTCTAAGAAATGCATGGTGTAGAGATTGCACAGATACCAGTCTGGCCTACTCTGgtataaaacaaaaaggttcATAGCCAAAGGCAAATCTGTGTCCATGTTAACTGCAAGTGCGTCTTTTAAGCTGTTGCTGGCTGTATTTCCTTGTCTGAgattctcctccctgccccaagcCAAACGGGAAGCACAAATAATTAGACTGCTGGTGCAGTTTATGACATACCTTTTAATCATCGTCATCGTCATCCTCTGGGACAAAGATATCATGTTCTTCAAGTAAGGCTGCAAAGTTCTTACTGATCTGAGTACCAACATACAGGAAAGGGATCACGACGCTGAACACTCTGAGGAGGCCGAAGGGCGTCTGCAAGGAGTCGATTGCAAAAGGTGGATCTTTACATGCAAGCAAGTCGCACTTTGGCTGAACCGGCGCACTCCCGGCTCCACAGGCGCGCGGAGGGCCCGGGAAGCGGCGGGAAGAACACTTTGCGTCCCTAGTGCCAAGCCCCGGTCACCGCATCGCGCTTTTTTGTAGCCTTGGAGTATTATAAACACTCCCGCACCAGCGAGCGGGGAGCCCGGAGCAGGGAACACCCGTAGCTCAGGAAGGGGGGCGGCCGCGGGTGCCAAAGGGCAGTGCGTAGGCGGGTGTTGCTCTCCCCCTTAGGCCGCAGCGCTGCCCTGCTCGGGGGGACTCGGGGAACACGGCCGGGTCAGCCCCGCCCGCTCGGGGGGACGCGGGGCTACTCCCGTCTCCCTCCTGCGCCCCCGCCCACAGCCGCCCCGCTCATTGGCCCAGCCGCTGTCACTCACCCCGCCGCCCCGCCCACAGCGGCTGCGCCCGCACCGATTGGCCACCGCCGCCGCCCGTGGCTGCCGCCTCCGCCCGCTCGCCCCTCACTCACCTTAACTGGCTTGGGCAAAATGGCGCCGCTGCGGGTGACGATGGCGCCCCGGGAGGGCACCAGCGGCACGACCGAGGCCCGGCACGGCTCGCCCCAGCCCGCACGGCCCGAGCGAGCCACGGTCGCCGCCAGGAGCCGCCCGGCTGCCGCTGCCATCGTCCCGCCCGCCCCGAGCCACGGCCGAGCCCAGGCGTCACCTGGGATCTCGCGAGGCTTGTGGGGAGGCGGTGAGATCGGCGCTGCGCATGCGCGCAGCGAGACCTGCCCGCCCCCCGCCTTTATCCCCGCCGGTGTGGGGGCGTTTCTCGGCGCCCCGCGGGAAAAGAGGGCCCGGTAAGGGGAAAACCGGGCCGGGCGGGAACGGCCAGGCCTGCACACACGCCCGGGGGCGTCACGGCTCCATTGGCAGCGCACGGGCTACAAATCAAACCGGTTTATTCGGCTTCACGGCATAAAATACAAACTCTAAACAATGTAATGAGATGCGTAGTACAAGTTCCGCGTGTAAAACAAACTAAACAATGTAATGCAATGTATAGTACAAGTTCCGCGTGTAAAAACAAAGGCGCATGCAAAACCGCCTCTTAAAAAGAGGAACACGTCCTGCGTAAAATAGAAGCACTTGGAAAGGCAGGAGTTGCTCGTAGTGTTTTCCAGGTAATTGTGCGGAGAGAAGACAAGTTTGGTGCCGGTGAAAGATGCCCCCGTGCATTTCAGTGGGggtttttcagcttctctgcacAGGCACCCGAGAGGTGAGATTGAGGGGTCGTTCCCCCAGGCACTATTAGTGCAGTAGCTACTGTAACACAGAATGTCTGGTCTTGGTCATCATTGCCCACCACGTGGCTAAGAGTGGCCACGGGTAAAACCTTCAGGTTACTCTTCACCTGGACTCAGTGGAAAACACCACagttttacaaagaaaagatgTGCAGAAATAATATATCACAGGCTCAAATCTGAAATGCCAGCCTCAGAAAAATGTAAGGATCTAATCAACTATTTTAGCGGGATTGGGAGCCCTTCTTGGCATAGCTTACACAGGCCATGTCAGAATTGCCATTCctctttcaatttcttttaaattgtaGCACTTTTCTCTCATCGCTCGTGCACTAAAGAAAAGGATCTTACTTCAGTACTTCAAGAAAAGTACCCATTCAACTTCAGTGTTCAGCTTCCATTTTGCCAAGGAACCTGTTTTGTGCTGCTCAGAcattctctatttttaaaaataaaaa encodes:
- the SMDT1 gene encoding essential MCU regulator, mitochondrial yields the protein MAAAAGRLLAATVARSGRAGWGEPCRASVVPLVPSRGAIVTRSGAILPKPVKTPFGLLRVFSVVIPFLYVGTQISKNFAALLEEHDIFVPEDDDDDD